The DNA window TCTGCAAGCCGACACCCGACAGGCATGGCTTCGTGCCGCGGCGACGATGCTGGAGCCGTTCGCCGAGTAATATTCTCCGGCGGTCGACTTACAGGGGGGTCCGGGTGTCCGACTCGTTCGTGCATCTTCATGTTCACACTGAGTATTCGATGCTCGACGGGGCCGCCCGGATCAAGGACCTGCTGGCGGAGGCGAAACGGCTCGGCATGCCGGCGGCGGCGATCACCGACCACGGCAACATGCATGGCGCCTATGACTTCTACAAGCAGGCGAAATCCGCCGATCTGATCCCGGTGATCGGTGTCGAGGCGTATGTCGCTCCGGAGTCCCGGCTCACCAAGAGCCGGATCAAATGGGGTCGTCCGGAGCAAAAGAGCGACGACATCTCCGGTAACGGTGCGTACACGCACATGACCATGTGGGCGCGGAACGCGGTGGGCCTGAAGAACCTGTTCCGGCTCAACTCGCGGGGATCCATCGAGGGCCAGCTCGGCAAGTACCCGCGGATGGACTTCGACATCATCGCGGAGCACGCCGAAGGGATCATGGGCACCACCGGCTGCCCGTCCGGCGCGGTGCAGACCCGCCTGCGGCTGGGCCAGTTCGACGAGGCGCTCAAGTCCGCGGCGATGTACCAGGAGGCGCTCGGGAAGGACAACTACTTCCTGGAGATCATGGACCACGGTCTGTCGATCGAGAAGCGCGTCCGGGACGGCCTGCTGGAGATCGGCAGGAAGCTCGGCATCAAGCCGCTGGTGACAAACGACTCGCACTACGTCTACGAGTCCCAGTCCGAGGCGCACGACGTGCTGCTCTGCGTGCAGACCGGCAGCAACATCGCCGACCCGAACCGGTTCCGCTTCGACGGCAACGGCTACTTCGTGAAGTCGGCCGACCAGATGCGCGCGGTGGACTCCTCCGAGGCGTGGCAGGAGGGCTGCCGCAACACGCTGCTGGTGGCCGAGAAGGTGGACACCGACGGGATGTTCACGTTCAAGAACCTGATGCCCCGGTTCCCCATCCCGGACGGATTCACCGAGGAGGAGTACTTCCGGCACACGGCCTTCGAGGGCCTGCGCCGGCGCTTCCCGGACGGCATCCCGGACACCCATGTCAAGCAGGCGGAGTACGAGCTCGGCGTCATCATCCAGATGGGCTTCCCGGCGTACTTCCTGGTGGTCGCGGACTTCATCCAGTGGGCGAAGAACAACGGCATCGCGGTGGGACCGGGCCGTGGCTCGGCGGCCGGCTCGCTCGTCGCGTACGCGATGGGCATCACCGACCTCGACCCGCTGCCGCACGGCCTGATCTTCGAGCGGTTCCTCAACCCCGAGCGTGTCTCGATGCCCGATGTCGACATCGACTTCGACGAGCGCCGGCGCGGTGAGGTCATCCGGTACGTCACGGAGAAGTGGGGTGACGACAAGGTCGCCCAGATCGCCACGTTCGGAACGATCAAGGCGAAGGCTGCGATCAAGGACTCGGCTCGGGTCCTGGGGTACCCGTTCGCGGTCGGCGACAAGATCACCAAGGCGATGCCGCCGGACGTCATGGGCAAGGGCATCACGCTCGGCGGCATCTTCAACAAGGACGACAAGCGGTACAACGAAGCCGGTGAGATCCGCGGCCTCTACGAGACCGACCCGGACGTCAAGAAGGTCATCGACACCGCCCGCGGCATCGAGGGACTGATCCGGCAGACCGGTGTGCACGCCGCCGGCGTGATCATGTCGGCCGAGCCGATCATCGACCACATCCCGCTCATGCGCCGGGCCAGCGACGGCGTGATCATCACGCAGTTCGACTACCCGACCTGCGAGACGCTCGGCCTGCTGAAGATGGACTTCCTGGGCCTGCGGAACCTGACCATCCTCGACGACGCCGTGAAGAACATCGAGCTCAATCACGGCAACGGCCTCGACCTGCTGGCCCTGCCACTGGACGACAAGGCGGCGTACGACCTGCTGGCCCGCGGCGACACGCTCGGCGTCTTCCAGCTCGACGGCGGCCCGATGCGCTCGCTGCTGCGGCTGATGAAGCCGGACAACTTCGAGGACATCTCCGCGGTCCTGGCGCTGTACCGGCCGGGTCCGATGGGTGTCGACTCGCACACCAACTACGCGCTGCGCAAGAACAAGCTCCAGGAGATCACCCCGATCCACCCGGAGCTGGAGGAGCCGCTGCGGGAGATCCTGGAGCCGACCTACGGCCTGATCGTCTACCAGGAGCAGGTGCAGCGCGCCGCGCAGATCCTCGCCGGTTACACCCTCGGCCAGGCCGACCTGCTCCGCCGCGCGATGGGTAAGAAGAAGAAGGAGATCCTCGACAAGGAGTTCGTCCCGTTCCGCGACGGCTGCCGCGAGCACGGGTACTCCGACGAGGCGATCCAGGCGGTCTGGGACGTCCTGGTGCCGTTCGCCGGCTACGCGTTCAACAAGGCGCACTCCGCGGCGTACGGACTGGTCTCCTACTGGACGGCGTACCTGAAGGCGCACTACCCGGCCGAGTACATGGCCGGTCTGCTGACCAGTGTCGGCGACGACAAGGACAAGATGGCGGTCTACCTGGCCGAGTGCCGGCGGATGGGCATCCAGGTGCTGCCGCCGGACGTGAACCAGTCCGCCGGGCCGTTCACGCCGGTCGGCACCGACATCCGGTTCGGTCTCGGCGCGGTCCGCAACGTCGGCGGCAACGTGGTGGAGGCGATCGCCCGCTGCCGCAAGGAGAAGGGCGACTACGCCGACTTCTACGACTTCCTGTCCAAGGTCGATGCCGTCGCGTGCAACAAGCGGACCATCGAGTCCTTGATCAAGGCGGGCGCGTTCGACTCGATGGGGCACAGCCGCAAGGGTCTGCTCGCCGTGCATGCCGAGGCCATCGACGCGTACGCGGACGTCAAGCGCAACGAGGCGGCCGGCCAGTTCGACCTGTTCGGCGCGTTCGGCGACACCGACAGCGGGGTCTCGTCGACGGTGGCGATGCCGGTGATCGGCGACTCCGAGTGGGACAAGCGGGACAAGCTGGCGTTCGAGCGCGAGATGCTCGGCCTCTACGTCTCCGACCACCCGCTCGCCGGCCTGGAGGTGCTGCTGCAGAACGCGGCGGACACCAGCATCGCGGCGCTCAACGAGGAGGGCTCGGTCCCGGACGGCCAGGTCGTCACGCTCGCCGGCATCCTCACCGGCGTGCAGCGCCGGATCACCAAGCAGGGCCGGGCGTGGGCCTCGGCCACCCTGGAGGACCTGGCCGGCGGCGTCGAGGCGCTCTTCTTCCCGAACACGTACGAGCTGGTCGGGCAGTACATCGCCGAGGACGCGATCGTGGTGGTGAAGGGCCGGGTGGACCGGCGCGACGACACCCCGCGGATCATGGCGATGGACATGTCCATCCCGGACATCACCAGCAACCCGGACAGCAAGCCGGTCACCCTGACCATGCCGATCACCCGGTGCACGCCGCCGCTCGTGGACGAGCTGAAAGAGATCCTGATCAGTCACCCCGGGGACACCGAGGTGCACGTCCACCTGCAGAACGGCAGCCGTACCACGGTGATGCGCCTCGGTGGGGTACGGGTCGCGCCGACCCCGGCGCTGCGGGCCGACCTCAAGATGATCCTCGGCCCGTCCGCCGTCGCCTGAGCCGTCGCCTGAAGACCAGCGCTGATCTGGAAGGATCGTAGGGTGCAACCGAGTGACAGCGAACCGCCCTACGATCCCGGCACGCCGCCCTGGCGCCCGGCGCCGTGGTGGCGGGTGCAGCGCGGCAGCCGCCGTCCGGTGCGGCGGACCCTGACCGTCACGGTGGTCACGTTCGCCGTGATCGCCGCGCTGGGCGCGCCGCTCGGCCTGCTCTGGGCGTGGCTCGCCCCGGGCGTACCGGTGATCGACGCCGGTGACAACGGGATCGTGGTGAACGACCCGTCACCCGAGCAGTACATCGCGGCCGACGGCTGGTTCACGCTGCTCGGCCTCGCGTTCGGGGTGCTCGCCGCGCTCGGCGCCTGGCTGGTCCTGCGTCGCGACCGCGGGCCGTTTCTGCTGCTCGCGGTCACCGCCGGGACGTTCGTGGCGGGGTACGGCGTGGCGCCCCGGATCGGCGAGATGATCGGCCGGGACGCGTACGAGCAGTGGCGTGCCACGGCGGCGCAGGGCGCCAGTTACCTCTCGCCGCCGGAGGTGCACTCGCTCGGGCCGACGCTGGTCCCGGCGTTCGCGGCGGCGATCGTGCTCACGCTGCTGGCCGGCTGGTCGAACGACCCGGACCTGGACCAGCCAGGCGCCCAGCCCGGTTACGGCCCGAACCACCCGCCGTACTCAGTTGGGGCTGGCGGGCCGAGCGAGGTCGGAGAGCGGGACCGGGACGGCGCGGACCCGCGCCAGTAAGCCCGACTCGCGGTTGAGCAGCCGCAGCTCGGTGCGGAGCCGACTCGCCGTGTCCGGCGTGGCGAGCAGTAGCTGACGCTCCTCCACGGTCAGCTGGGCGGTCGCGGCGACCAGGTGGGACAGCACGGTCGGGTCGTCCGGCACCTGGTCGAGGACCTCGCTGTTCGGCCGCAGCAGCTCCAGGTACGCCCGGAAGGCGGTCAGCACCCGCGGCGCCAGCAGATGGGCGGACTCGTCCGCCTGGTCCTCGTCGGCCAGCCAGCGGACCCGGGCGCACAGGTACGGCTCGGGGCCCTGCTCGACGCCGAGCACGGTGAACCGGCGGCGTCCAACCGTCATGATGTCGAACCGGCCGTCCGGCAGCTCGGTGACGTGTCGCAGCTCGGCGGTGCAGCCCACCTCGTACAGATCCTCGGCACGCACCGGGGGCATCGCCGCCGCCGGACCGTCGCCGGGGTCGGGCGCCACCTCGCTGCCGTGCCGGAGGGTGACCACGCCGAACTCGTGCGGCTCATCCGAGGACTGGGCCACCAGCTCCCGGACGAGCGCGCGGTAACGCTCCTCGAAGATGTGCAGGGGCAGCACCAGGCCGGGAAAGAGCACCGTGCTCAGCGGGAAGACCGGCAGCCGATCGCTCACGCGTTCAGCCTAGTCGCCGACCCACCTTGGTCAACCCGGCGGATCCCAACGCCTGGGCCGGGGGCGTCGCCGTCGGGCATCGAGGTGGGTGCCGCCTAGACTGGACGGGTGCTGAATCGGATCGACCTGCGCGGCTCCTCCCGTGACCCGCGCGGCCTGCTGCCCCGTGCCCAGCTCGACGTCTCGGTTGCCGTCGAGCGGATCCGCCCGGTTGTCGAGGCGGTCCATGAGCATGGGTTCAGCGCGATCCGGGAGGCGACGGAGAAATTCGACGGCGTACGGCTGGATCGCCTGCGCGTTCCGGCCGAGGCGATCGCCGCCGCCGAGGAGACGCTCGACCCCGACGTGCGCGCCGCGCTGCTCGAGGCGATCAAGCGGGCCCGCAAGGTGCACCGTGACCAGCGTCGCACCGACACCACCACCACGGTGGTGCCGGGCGGCACGGTCACCGAGCGCTGGGTGCCGGTCCGCCGGGTCGGTCTCTACGTGCCGGGCGGCCTGGCCGTCTACCCGTCCACCGTGGTCATGAACGTGGTGCCCGCCCAGGAGGCCGGCGTCGAGGGCCTGGTGGTCGCCTCGCCGCCGCAGGTCGCCAACGGCGGCCTGCCGGACGCCCGGGTGCTGGCCGCCTGCGCGCTGCTCGGCGTGACCGAGGTCTACGCGGTCGGCGGCGCCCAGGCGATCGCCATGCTCGGTTACGGCGCCGACGGCGCCGACGCGGCCGACAGGTGCGCGCCGGTCGACGTGATCACCGGTCCCGGCAACATCTGGGTCACCGCCGCGAAGCGCCTGCTCCGCGGCGTGGTCGGGATCGACGCCGAGGCGGGCCCCACCGAGATCGCGATCCTCGCCGACGAGACCGCCGACCCGCGGCACGTCGCGGCCGACCTGATCAGCCAGGCCGAGCACGACCCGCTCGCCGCGAGCGTGCTGGTCACCGACTCGCCGGCCCTGGCCGACGCGGTCGAGGCGGAGCTCGCCGTGCAGGTGACGAAGACCAAGCACGACGAGAGGGTCCGCACGGCGCTGACCGGCGAGCAGTCCGGTGTGGTGCTGGTCGACGACCTGGAGCAGGGTCTGCGGGTCGTGGACGAGTACGCGGCGGAGCACCTGGAGATCCAGACGCGGGACGCCCGGGAGTGGGCCCTGCGGGTCCGCAACGCCGGTGCGATCTTCGTGGGCGCCTGGTCGCCGGTCTCGCTCGGTGACTACGCGGCCGGCTCGAACCACGTGCTGCCCACCGGCGGCTGCGCGCGGCACTCGTCCGGCCTGTCGGTGCAGTCGTTCCTGCGCGGCATCCACGTCGTGGAGTACGACGAGGCGGCCCTCAAGGACGTCGCCGGGCACGTGGTGGCCCTGTCCACCGCCGAGGACCTCCCCGCGCACGGGGACGCTGTGAAGGCCAGGTTCGCTCAGTGACCACTATCGACGATCTGCCGATCCGGGACGATCTGCGCGGGAAGTCGCCGTACGGCGCGCCGCAGCTCGACGTCGCGGTCCGGCTGAACACGAACGAGAACTCGTACCCGGTGCCGGACGACGTGGTGGAGGCGATCGGCAAGGCCGTGCAGGCCGAGCTGCGCGACCTCAACCGGTACCCGGACCGCGACGCGGTAGCGCTTCGCAGCGAGCTCGCCGGGTACCTCGGGCACGGCCTGAGCACGGCGAACGTGTGGGCCGCGAACGGCTCCAACGAGGTGCAGCAGCAGCTGCTGCAGGCGTTCGGCGGCCCCGGCCGCTCGGCGCTGGGCTTCGGCCCGTCGTACTCGATGCACCCGCTGCTGGCGCAGGGGACCGGCACCCGCTGGATCGGCGCGCTGCGCGACCCCGACTTCGGGCTCGCGCCGGAGCACGCGGTGGCCGAGATCGAGAAGCACGACCCGGACCTGGTCTTCGTCTGCTCGCCGAACAACCCGACCGGCACCGCGCTGGACCCGGCGGTGATCGACGCGATCCTGGCGACCGCGCGAGGCATGGTGATCGTCGACGAGGCGTACACCGAGTTCGCCCGACCCGGCACGCCGAGCGCGCTGACGCTGCTGCCCGGCCACCCGCGTCTGGTGGTGAGCCGCACGATGAGCAAGGCGTTCGGTTTCGCCGGAGGGCGGCTGGGATACCTCGCGGCCGACCCCGCCGTGGTCGACGCCGTGCAGCTGGTCCGGCTGCCCTACCACCTCTCCGCGATCAGCCAGGCCGCCGCACGTGCCGCTGTCGTGCACCGGGCGTCGCTGCTCGCCACGGTGGAACAGATCAAGGAGCAGCGCGACCGGATCGTGGACACCCTGCGCGCCCGTGGCGTGCGGGTCGCCGACTCGGACGCCAACTTCGTGCTGTTCGCCACCGGCGACGATCAGAAAGCCGCCTGGCAGGCGTTCCTCGATCGCGGTGTGCTGATCCGCGACGTGGGACTGCCGGGCTGGCTGCGGGTCACCGCCGGCACCGAATCCGAGACCACCGCTTTCCTGACCGCCGCCGAGGAGATCCTGTCGTGACCCGTGCCGCGCGTATCGAACGCGTCACCAACGAGACCAAGGTGCTGATCGAGATCGACCTCGACGGCACCGGCAAGGGCGACCTGAGCACCGGCGTGGGCTTCTACGACCACATGCTCAACCAGCTCGCCAAGCACGGTGGGTTCGACCTGCTGGTGCGTACCGAAGGCGATCTGGAGATCGACTCGCACCACACCATGGAGGACACCGCGATCGCGCTCGGCGAGGCGTTCGCGCAGGCGCTCGGCGACAAGCGGGGCATCCGGCGGTACGGGTCGGCCACCATCCCGATGGACGAGGTGCTGGTGCGGGCCGCCGTGGACCTCTCCGGCCGGCCCTACGTGGTGCACGACGAGCCGCTGCTCACGCCGTACATCGGGCCGGTCTACGCCACCAGCATGACCCGGCACATCTTCGAGGCGTTCGGCCACGCGGCGAAGGTGACGCTGCACGTGGACGTGCTGCGCGCCTGCCGCCCCGGCGGCCACCCGGACGCGCACCACGTGGTGGAGGCCGAGTTCAAGGCGTTCTCCCGGGCGCTGCGCGAAGCCGTGGAGATCGACCCCCGCAACGCCGGTTCGCTGCCGTCCACCAAGGGGGTGCTGTGATCTCGCTGGTCCTGTTCGCGATCGCCGGCATCCTGGTCGGCGGGGTGATCCAGCTGGTCAAGTCGGGCGCCACCCGGTTCAGCATCGGGCTGACCGGTGTGCTGGCGGCGCTCGCCACGGCCGGTGGGCTCGCCTGGTGGCCGATGGGGGACGCGTAAATGTCTGAGCCTTCCCGCAGCGGAAAACAGAATGCAACACCGCGAAAGAATGTCGTAATTCTCGACTACGGCTCGGGGAACCTGCGGTCGGCGGAGCGGGCGGTGGCTCGTACCGGTGCTGATGTGACAGTGACCAGCGATCTCGCCGCCGCCGCCGAGGCGGACGGCCTGGTGGTGCCCGGCGTGGGGGCCTACGCGGCCTGCATGGCCGGGATCGAGGCGCTGAACGCCGGACCGGTGATCGCGGAACGGGTCGCGGCCGGCCGCCCGGTGCTGGGCATCTGTGTCGGCATGCAGATCCTGTTCGACTCCGGCGTCGAGCACGGCGTGGAGTCCAAGGGGCTCGGGCTGCTGCCCGGCTCGGTCACGAAGCTCGCAGCCGAGCGGATCCCGCACATGGGCTGGAACACCGTCGAGGCGCCGCGGGACTCCCGGCTGCTGGCGGGTCTCGCCGGCGACGAACGGTTCTACTTCGTCCACTCGTACGCTGCTCAGGATCTTGATCGGCTGGTGGAAGCCGGCGCCGCGGTGACCACCGCGACCCACGACCTGCCGTTCGCCGCCGTGGTGGAAGCCGGTGCGCTCAGCGCCGCGCAGTTCCACCCGGAGAAGTCGTCGGATGCCGGCTACCTGCTGCTCCGCAACTGGGTCGCGGGCCTGGGGTGAGCAAGGAACGCGCGCGGCGGCGGGCCGAGAGGCTCGCCGTGCTGGAGAAGGAGAAGGCGGTCCGGGCGCGGAAGGTCGCCCGCCGCAGCCGTCTGCGGCAGGTCAAGCGTGACCTGACCCCGCGTTTCGGGCGCAACGGGCGGCTCTACCAGCGCAGCCGCCGCCAGCGGATCGGCATCGCGGTCGTGACGCTGCTGGCGATCGCCGCCGTCTGGACCTTCATCCCGGAACTGGCGCTCCGTGTCATCCTCACCGCACTGCTCGTCCTCGCCGTGCCGGCCCTCGTCGTCGTGGTGCTCGGCCGCCGTTCCGCATAGTCGTTTTTCGTAGTCGTTTTCTCGTAGGGAGAAACCCACGTGACCCTCCAATTGCTGCCCGCCGTTGACGTCGCCGACGGCCAGGCCGTCCGCCTGGTGCAGGGCGCCGCCGGTTCGGAAACCGCCTACGGCGACCCGCTCGAGGCCGCGCTGGCCTGGCAGAACGACGGCGCCGAGTGGATCCACCTGGTCGACCTGGACGCGGCCTTCGGCCGGGGCTCCAACGCCGAGCTGCTCGCCGACGTGGTGCGCCAGCTCGACGTGAAGGTGGAGCTCTCCGGTGGTATCCGCGACGACGAGTCGCTGACCCGCGCGCTCGCCACCGGCGCCACCCGGGTCAACATCGGCACGGCTGCGCTGGAGGACCCCGAGTGGTGTGACCGGATCTGCGCCGAGTACGGCGACCGGGTCGCGATCGGGCTGGACGTGCGGGGCCGTACCCTCGCTGCCCGGGGCTGGACCCGCGAGGGCGGCGACCTGTACGAGGTGCTCGCCCGCCTGGACAAGGCCGGCGCGTCGCGTTACGTGGTCACCGACATCACCAAGGACGGCACGATGCGCGGGCCGAACCTGGACCTGCTGCGTGAGGTCTGCGCCGCCACCGACAAGCCGGTGATCGCCAGCGGCGGCGTCTCCACTCTGGAGGACCTGCGGGCCCTCGCCACCCTGGAGTCGATCGGGGTGGAGGGCGTGATCGCCGGCAAGGCGCTCTACGCCGGCGCGTTCACGGTCCGCGAGGCGCTGACCGCCCTGGCCACTGTCTGATTGGTGGCCGCCTGATCCCAGGCGTCACGCAACGCCTCCTCGGCGGCCTTGATCGCAGGCCGGGCCGCCGAGGAGTCACGCCAGGCGATCACCACGCGCCGGGTGGGCAGCGGGGTGACCTCGACGACCCGGACGCCGTCGGGCAGGGCCGGGCGGGCCAGCCGGGGGATCAGGCCGACGCCGAGGCCGGCCGCGATCAGGGTCAGCTGGGTCTCGAACTCGCCGACCTGGAAGTCGGGGACCAGCCCGGGGAGTTTCCGGACCAGGTACTCGTAGCAGACGTCGCCGGCCCGGACGGCGATCCAGCGCTCGTGGCGAGCAGCCTCAAGGCTTATTTTTCCGCTTAACAGGTGATTCGTCGGCACGATGAGGTCGGCGTGGTCGGCGCCGATCTGGGTTTTCGTGACTGTGTCCGGATATTTCAGCCCCACCTCCGGCCAATCGTCCAGAACGGCCAGGTCCACGTGCCCCCGGCGGAGCAGTTCCAGCCCTTCGTGCGGGTTCACCTCGATCAAACCCGTGGTCAGCTGAGGATGATCGACGGCGAGCCGCCGCAGCGCATGCGGCATCAGCGCCCGGCACGCGGTGGCGAAGGCCGCCACGGTGAGCCGCCCGGTCACCGTGTCCCGGTGCGCGGCCAGCGCCGACTCGGCCTCGTGCACACTCGTCAGCACCCGCTCGGCGTGATCGGCGAGGACCCGGCCGGCGTCGGTGAGGCGCAGCCGCCGGCCGTCCTTCTCGACCAGGACCGCTCCGGTCTCGCGTTCGAGTTTCGCGATCTGCTGGGAGACGGCGGACGGCGTGCAGTGCAGAGCCTCACCCGCCGCGAGCACTGTGCCGTAACTCGCCACCGCGTGCAGCGCCCGTAGCCGGCCCAGGTCAATCATGTAGCGATGCTACATCGTCGGTGTAGGTTATTTTGCTGGTGCTTAACGGTTCTCCGGGTGAACGCTGGAGCGCATGAGACCGCGCCACCTCGCCCTCGCCGTCGCCGTCGCGGCGATCTGGGGCTTCAACTTCGTCGCCATCGACGCCGGGCTCGACCACTTCCCGCCGCTGATGTTCTCCGCCCTCCGCTTCGGTCTCGCGGCCTTCCCGGCGCTGCTCCTCGTCGGCCGCCCGCAGGTGCCGTGGCGCTGGGTCATCGCCGTCGCCCTGATCCTCGGCGTCACCAAGTTCTCGCTGCTCTTCGCCGGGATGGCGGCCGGGATGCCGGCCGGGCTCAGCTCGCTCGTCCTGCAGAGCCAGGCGATCTTCACGATGCTCTTCGCGGTGCTGTTCCTCCGCGAACGCCCGCGCCGGATCCAGATCGCCGGCCTCGCCGTCGCGGTCACCGGCGTCCTCGTCGTCGCCACCCGGATGGGCGCCAACCTCCCCGCGTTCCTGCTGGTCATCGGCGCGGCGGTGGCCTGGGGCCTGTCGAACGTCGCCACCCGCAAAGCCTCGCCGCCGGACAGCCTGCGCTTCATGGTCTGGGTCAGCGCGCTCGCCACCGGCCCGCTCGTCGTGCTCTCGCTGCTGATCGACGGCCCGTCCGCCGATCTTGCCGCGCTCCGCGCGATCAACACCGAGGCCCTGCTCTCACTGCTCTACATCGCGCTGGTCAGCACGCTCGCCGGCTTCGCCGGCTGGGGATTGCTGCTACGGGTGTACGGGGCAGCGACCGTCGCGCCGTTCTCGATGCTCGTCCCCTTCTTCGGGATCGCCTCCGCCGCCGTCTTCCTCGGCGAACCGGTCTACCTGGTCGACGTCCTCGGTGGGGTGCTCGTGGTCGGCGGTGTGCTTCTGGGACTGGTCCGGGGGGATCTCTTCTCCGGAAGACGCCTGGTTAGGGTGGAGGCATGACGGTCGCGGTTCGTGTGATTCCCTGCCTGGACGTGGATGCCGGCCGGGTGGTGAAAGGCGTCAACTTCGTCGACCTGCGGGACGCCGGTGACCCGGTGGAGCTGGCCGCCGCCTATGACGCCGCCGGCGCCGACGAGCTGACCTTCCTCGACGTGACCGCCTCCTCCGACGACCGGGGCACGATGCTCGACGTGGTGCGGCGCACCGCCGAGTCGGTCTTCATCCCGCTCACCGTGGGCGGCGGCGTCCGCTCGGTGGAGAACGTGGACGTGCTGCTGCGCGCCGGCGCCGACAAGGTGGGCGTGAACACCGCGGCGATCGCCCGTCCCGAGCTGATCCGGGAGATCGCCGAGCGGTTCGGCAACCAGGTGCTGGTGCTCTCGCTCGACGTGCGTCGCTCGCCGGACCAGCCGAGCGGCTGGGAGGTCACCACCCACGGCGGCCGCCGCAGCGCCGGTCTGGACGCGATCGAGTGGGCGGCTCGGGTGGCGTCGCTGGGCGCCGGCGAGATCCTGCTGAACTCGATGGACGCGGACGGCACCAAGGCCGGCTTCGACCTGGAGCTGATCGGCGCGGTCCGGGCCGTCGTCGACATCCCGGTGATCGCCAGTGGCGGCGCGGGCGCGGTCGGGCACTTCCCGCCGGCGGTGGACGCCGGGGCGGACGCGGTGCTGGCGGCGAGCGTGTTCCACTTCGGTGACCTGACGATCGGCGAGGTCAAGGGCGCTCTGCGCGAGGCCGGCAACCCGATCCGCTGACCGGTCGCGGCCCCCTCTGCGTGGGAGGCGGGTGGGCTGCGCGCCCCCCGTTCCACACGCTGCGATGGGGTCAGCGGCCGTCGGCGAGGCGCAGGCGGTACTCGCGGAGCGCGGCTGTGTAAGCCTGCTCGGTCAGGGACCAGTCGGTGTCGCCGGGGGCCGGGCCGCGGTTCAGCTGGGCCTGCAAGGTCATCACGGCTGAGGAGAGGCCGCTGAACGGTCGTGTGCGCCAAAGCTGCTCACCGGCCGGAGCGACCTCGATCAGGTCGTCGTCCACGGTGATCAGACCGGCGCCGGCCAGGCGGCGCACCGACTCCTCGATGTCCTCGCGGCTGGGCACGCTGTGGTGCAGGAAGTCGGCCGCCGCCAGCAGGTCGGCCAGGGTGGCCCCGGTGACCGGCAGGGCGGCGTGCATCGCCCGGTCGCGTTCCAAACGCTCGGCGATGACCGCGGAGACGAAGATCCAAGCGTCGTTCCAGTGCCAGTCGCCGACCCCCATGCCGCAATGATGCCGTGTGGTGGCCCGACCCGGAAGCGAATGTGTCCGGATGATCAACGCGCCGTGGACGGCGGCGGAAGTGGATCCAT is part of the Actinoplanes missouriensis 431 genome and encodes:
- the dnaE gene encoding DNA polymerase III subunit alpha → MSDSFVHLHVHTEYSMLDGAARIKDLLAEAKRLGMPAAAITDHGNMHGAYDFYKQAKSADLIPVIGVEAYVAPESRLTKSRIKWGRPEQKSDDISGNGAYTHMTMWARNAVGLKNLFRLNSRGSIEGQLGKYPRMDFDIIAEHAEGIMGTTGCPSGAVQTRLRLGQFDEALKSAAMYQEALGKDNYFLEIMDHGLSIEKRVRDGLLEIGRKLGIKPLVTNDSHYVYESQSEAHDVLLCVQTGSNIADPNRFRFDGNGYFVKSADQMRAVDSSEAWQEGCRNTLLVAEKVDTDGMFTFKNLMPRFPIPDGFTEEEYFRHTAFEGLRRRFPDGIPDTHVKQAEYELGVIIQMGFPAYFLVVADFIQWAKNNGIAVGPGRGSAAGSLVAYAMGITDLDPLPHGLIFERFLNPERVSMPDVDIDFDERRRGEVIRYVTEKWGDDKVAQIATFGTIKAKAAIKDSARVLGYPFAVGDKITKAMPPDVMGKGITLGGIFNKDDKRYNEAGEIRGLYETDPDVKKVIDTARGIEGLIRQTGVHAAGVIMSAEPIIDHIPLMRRASDGVIITQFDYPTCETLGLLKMDFLGLRNLTILDDAVKNIELNHGNGLDLLALPLDDKAAYDLLARGDTLGVFQLDGGPMRSLLRLMKPDNFEDISAVLALYRPGPMGVDSHTNYALRKNKLQEITPIHPELEEPLREILEPTYGLIVYQEQVQRAAQILAGYTLGQADLLRRAMGKKKKEILDKEFVPFRDGCREHGYSDEAIQAVWDVLVPFAGYAFNKAHSAAYGLVSYWTAYLKAHYPAEYMAGLLTSVGDDKDKMAVYLAECRRMGIQVLPPDVNQSAGPFTPVGTDIRFGLGAVRNVGGNVVEAIARCRKEKGDYADFYDFLSKVDAVACNKRTIESLIKAGAFDSMGHSRKGLLAVHAEAIDAYADVKRNEAAGQFDLFGAFGDTDSGVSSTVAMPVIGDSEWDKRDKLAFEREMLGLYVSDHPLAGLEVLLQNAADTSIAALNEEGSVPDGQVVTLAGILTGVQRRITKQGRAWASATLEDLAGGVEALFFPNTYELVGQYIAEDAIVVVKGRVDRRDDTPRIMAMDMSIPDITSNPDSKPVTLTMPITRCTPPLVDELKEILISHPGDTEVHVHLQNGSRTTVMRLGGVRVAPTPALRADLKMILGPSAVA
- a CDS encoding DUF2567 domain-containing protein, with protein sequence MQPSDSEPPYDPGTPPWRPAPWWRVQRGSRRPVRRTLTVTVVTFAVIAALGAPLGLLWAWLAPGVPVIDAGDNGIVVNDPSPEQYIAADGWFTLLGLAFGVLAALGAWLVLRRDRGPFLLLAVTAGTFVAGYGVAPRIGEMIGRDAYEQWRATAAQGASYLSPPEVHSLGPTLVPAFAAAIVLTLLAGWSNDPDLDQPGAQPGYGPNHPPYSVGAGGPSEVGERDRDGADPRQ
- a CDS encoding LON peptidase substrate-binding domain-containing protein; protein product: MSDRLPVFPLSTVLFPGLVLPLHIFEERYRALVRELVAQSSDEPHEFGVVTLRHGSEVAPDPGDGPAAAMPPVRAEDLYEVGCTAELRHVTELPDGRFDIMTVGRRRFTVLGVEQGPEPYLCARVRWLADEDQADESAHLLAPRVLTAFRAYLELLRPNSEVLDQVPDDPTVLSHLVAATAQLTVEERQLLLATPDTASRLRTELRLLNRESGLLARVRAVPVPLSDLARPASPN
- the hisD gene encoding histidinol dehydrogenase, whose product is MLNRIDLRGSSRDPRGLLPRAQLDVSVAVERIRPVVEAVHEHGFSAIREATEKFDGVRLDRLRVPAEAIAAAEETLDPDVRAALLEAIKRARKVHRDQRRTDTTTTVVPGGTVTERWVPVRRVGLYVPGGLAVYPSTVVMNVVPAQEAGVEGLVVASPPQVANGGLPDARVLAACALLGVTEVYAVGGAQAIAMLGYGADGADAADRCAPVDVITGPGNIWVTAAKRLLRGVVGIDAEAGPTEIAILADETADPRHVAADLISQAEHDPLAASVLVTDSPALADAVEAELAVQVTKTKHDERVRTALTGEQSGVVLVDDLEQGLRVVDEYAAEHLEIQTRDAREWALRVRNAGAIFVGAWSPVSLGDYAAGSNHVLPTGGCARHSSGLSVQSFLRGIHVVEYDEAALKDVAGHVVALSTAEDLPAHGDAVKARFAQ
- a CDS encoding histidinol-phosphate transaminase, whose protein sequence is MTTIDDLPIRDDLRGKSPYGAPQLDVAVRLNTNENSYPVPDDVVEAIGKAVQAELRDLNRYPDRDAVALRSELAGYLGHGLSTANVWAANGSNEVQQQLLQAFGGPGRSALGFGPSYSMHPLLAQGTGTRWIGALRDPDFGLAPEHAVAEIEKHDPDLVFVCSPNNPTGTALDPAVIDAILATARGMVIVDEAYTEFARPGTPSALTLLPGHPRLVVSRTMSKAFGFAGGRLGYLAADPAVVDAVQLVRLPYHLSAISQAAARAAVVHRASLLATVEQIKEQRDRIVDTLRARGVRVADSDANFVLFATGDDQKAAWQAFLDRGVLIRDVGLPGWLRVTAGTESETTAFLTAAEEILS